A section of the Candidatus Methylomirabilis lanthanidiphila genome encodes:
- a CDS encoding glycine cleavage system protein H — MVPEGLYYTKAHEWVKVEADRGRIGITHFAQSQLGDIVFAEVPQVGRVLRQMEPFGVVESVKAVSDLYCPLTGEVLEVNSSLESTPEQINADPYGGGWMIVVRIGDPNELGNLMTAEEYRTYLAAESH, encoded by the coding sequence ATGGTCCCTGAGGGGCTGTATTATACGAAAGCGCATGAATGGGTCAAGGTTGAGGCGGATCGGGGACGGATTGGGATTACCCACTTCGCCCAGAGTCAACTCGGCGACATCGTGTTTGCGGAGGTACCGCAGGTGGGGAGGGTGCTGCGTCAGATGGAGCCGTTCGGCGTCGTGGAGTCGGTCAAGGCGGTCTCCGACCTGTACTGTCCGCTGACCGGTGAGGTGCTCGAGGTGAACTCCTCGCTCGAATCGACTCCGGAGCAGATCAATGCCGACCCTTACGGAGGCGGATGGATGATTGTGGTCAGGATCGGCGATCCCAACGAGTTGGGCAATCTGATGACGGCCGAGGAGTACAGGACCTATCTGGCAGCGGAGAGCCACTGA
- a CDS encoding glycine dehydrogenase subunit 1: MQYIPNTEADCREMLDAIGVRSSEELFADIPSKLRLKRGLNLAPPMSETGLRRHMKGLADKNADVEHYSSFLGAGAYNHFIPAAVSHLVFRSEFYTAYTPYQPELSQGTLQAIYEYQTLICQLTGMEVANASMYDGSSALAEAILMAHRINGRLEVVLPLAVHPEYRTVCHTYVSKLGLQLDEVPYTDQGATDLKKVGAAISDRTCAVVIQSPNFFGVLESLDELAETAHKAGALLIVAVAEPVSFGIVRSPGESGADIVVGEGQAFGNHLNFGGPYLGFFASKEAYLRNMPGRLVGQTTDKAGRPGYVLTLATREQHIRREKATSNICTNEGLCALAATVHLSLLGRAGLRELALLNLRKAAYAKEAISALRSCELRFAGPTFNEFVVRVTRGTPAQMNRGLLARRIIGGVELGRFYPELSDCLLICVTEQNSREEIDALCKTMGSGR; this comes from the coding sequence ATGCAGTACATCCCGAATACGGAGGCCGACTGCCGAGAGATGCTGGATGCCATCGGCGTCCGATCAAGCGAAGAGCTGTTCGCCGACATCCCCTCGAAGCTCAGGCTGAAGCGCGGGTTGAATCTGGCGCCTCCGATGTCGGAGACGGGACTGCGAAGGCATATGAAGGGGTTGGCCGATAAGAACGCAGACGTAGAGCATTATTCTTCATTCCTGGGGGCTGGCGCCTACAATCACTTCATTCCGGCCGCCGTCTCCCACCTGGTATTCAGATCGGAGTTCTACACCGCCTATACGCCGTACCAGCCGGAGCTGTCGCAAGGGACGCTTCAGGCGATCTACGAGTATCAGACGCTGATCTGTCAACTTACCGGCATGGAGGTGGCCAACGCCTCGATGTATGACGGTTCCAGCGCCCTGGCCGAGGCGATCCTGATGGCGCATAGGATCAACGGCCGGCTGGAGGTCGTGCTGCCACTGGCCGTACACCCGGAGTACCGGACGGTATGCCACACCTACGTGAGCAAGCTTGGCCTTCAGTTGGATGAGGTGCCCTACACGGACCAGGGTGCCACCGACCTGAAAAAGGTCGGGGCGGCGATTTCGGACCGTACCTGTGCCGTTGTGATCCAGAGCCCGAACTTCTTCGGCGTCCTGGAGTCGTTGGATGAGCTTGCGGAGACCGCGCACAAGGCCGGGGCGCTCCTGATCGTCGCCGTGGCCGAGCCGGTGTCGTTCGGCATCGTCCGATCCCCCGGCGAGAGCGGGGCGGATATTGTTGTGGGAGAAGGCCAGGCGTTCGGAAATCACCTGAACTTCGGCGGTCCTTACCTTGGTTTCTTTGCCTCCAAAGAAGCCTACCTTCGCAACATGCCGGGTCGTCTGGTCGGACAGACTACGGATAAAGCCGGTCGGCCGGGTTACGTCCTGACGCTTGCGACCAGAGAGCAACATATCAGGCGGGAGAAGGCGACATCCAATATCTGTACGAACGAGGGGTTGTGCGCCCTGGCTGCGACGGTTCACCTATCCCTTCTTGGGCGAGCGGGGCTCAGGGAGCTGGCGCTGCTGAACCTTCGTAAGGCGGCCTATGCGAAAGAGGCGATCTCCGCGCTCCGCAGTTGCGAGCTTCGCTTTGCAGGCCCCACCTTCAATGAGTTTGTAGTGCGGGTCACAAGAGGGACCCCGGCTCAGATGAATCGCGGGCTGCTCGCCAGGAGAATCATCGGTGGCGTGGAGTTGGGTCGATTCTATCCGGAGCTGTCGGATTGTCTGCTCATCTGCGTAACGGAACAAAACAGCCGCGAGGAGATCGACGCGCTCTGTAAGACGATGGGGAGTGGGCGATGA